Proteins from one Arthrobacter sp. DNA4 genomic window:
- the narJ gene encoding nitrate reductase molybdenum cofactor assembly chaperone, producing the protein MNRRDQVVYLAAAWCLSYPDGELVERVPLVRAALSEFPGALPEFAPVLDLLEATPPMELQAQYVREFDLGRRHALHLSYWTDGDTRRRGEVLGYFKEAYRHSGVLVDLDGELPDYLPMVLEFAARVDGAAGRDLLQRYRASLEMLRLGLLRDNLPHARILAAICATLPGKSPQDEQEVMRMAGYGPPTESVGLDPYDPRLLPVRRG; encoded by the coding sequence CTGAACCGCCGCGACCAGGTGGTCTACCTTGCCGCGGCCTGGTGCCTGTCCTATCCGGATGGGGAACTGGTGGAGCGGGTCCCCCTGGTCCGGGCGGCGCTGTCCGAATTTCCCGGCGCCCTGCCGGAGTTCGCGCCGGTGCTGGACCTCCTGGAAGCCACCCCGCCCATGGAACTGCAGGCCCAGTACGTCCGCGAATTCGATCTCGGCAGGCGGCACGCGCTGCACCTGAGCTACTGGACGGACGGGGACACCCGTCGCCGCGGCGAAGTACTGGGCTACTTCAAGGAGGCCTACCGGCACAGCGGCGTCCTGGTGGACCTGGACGGGGAACTCCCGGACTACCTGCCCATGGTGCTCGAGTTCGCCGCCCGGGTGGATGGAGCCGCCGGCCGCGACCTGCTGCAGCGCTACCGGGCCAGCCTGGAAATGCTCCGGCTCGGGCTGCTGCGGGACAACCTGCCGCACGCCCGGATCCTGGCGGCCATCTGTGCCACGCTGCCGGGCAAGTCACCCCAGGACGAGCAGGAAGTGATGCGCATGGCCGGTTACGGTCCACCCACCGAAAGCGTGGGGCTCGATCCCTACGACCCGCGGCTGCTGCCCGTCAGGAGGGGCTGA